The Desulfovibrio sp. genome segment ACGAACGGGCGGGGGTGTTCTCTCGCGGCATGGCCCAGCGCCTCAATCTGGCGCGTGTGCTCATGCAGGCCCCCGATGTGCTTTTGCTGGACGAACCCGGCACGGGGCTTGATGTTGCCTCTCTGGCCCTGCTGCGGCGCGAGATTATAGCGGCGCGGCAACGCGGGGCGTGCGTGGTGCTTATCAGCCACGATCTGGCGGGCGATGCGCCGCTGGCCGACAGGCTGCTGGCGCTGGAACACCGCAAGCTGGCCTACGATGGCGCACCGGCGGGTTTTGACGGCTTTGGCATGGCAGAGGTGCTGGCGGGCGATGCCGCTGGCGCAACGGCCCGGAATCAGGGAGGCTCTGCATGCTGCGCCTGATGATGGCCATGGCCCGCAAGGATCTTTCGCTCACGCTGGCGCGTGGCAGCGGCCTTGTGCAGGCCCTGCTGCTTGGTTTGCTGCTGCTCTTTGTATTCAGCCTGTCGCAGGGCATTGGCGAGCGCATGGCCCCGCAGGGTGCCGCGGCCGTGTTCTGGATAAGCTCTGCCTTTTGTCAGGTGCTTATATTCAACCAGCTTTACGCGCTGGAAGAAGTAAACAATTCCCGCCTTGGGCTTTTGCTGTGCCCCGCACCCGTGCAGGCCGTGTGGCTTGGCAAAGGGTGCGCCGGGCTGGTGCTGCTGGTGCTGGCACAGATAGTATTTTTGCCTGCTGCAGTGGTCTTTTTGGGGCAGGATCTCAGCGGGCCCCTGCCCGAAGCTTTGCTGGCCCTGGTACTGACAGATATCGGCATGTGCGCCCTTGGCTCGCTGCTGGGTGCGCTGGCGCAGGGGCAGGCCGCCCGCGAATCGCTGCTGAGCATTGTGCTGTTTCCGCTGCTGACGCCGCTGTTGCTGGCGGGCATCAGCGTAGGGGCTCAGGCGCTTGGCGCTCCCAACCCGGATGGCCCGGGAGCGTGGCTTGGCGTTGCCGCCGCCTTTGACGCCGTTTTTCTCGGCGCGGGGCTTTTACTGTTTGGATACATCTACGCGGGGGACGAGTAATGCCCAAGTGTTCGGCGCTGCCGCAGATTCTGGCCCTGCTGGGGGGCATTGCCTTTGCCGCCTGCCAGTGGCTGGTGTTTGCCTACGCTCCAGAGGAAGCAACCCTGGGGCTGGCGCAAAAGATATTCTACATCCACCTGCCCATGTCGTGGTGGGCGCTGGTGAGCTTTTTTGTGGTGTTTGTTTCCTCTGTGGCCTATCTGTGGCGGCGCAATCCCGCTGCCGACAGGCTGGCCGCTGCCGCCGCCGAGGTTGGCGTGCTGCTGGGGGGCCTTGCGCTGGTTACAGGCATGCTGTGGGCACGCCGCTCGTGGGGCGTGTGGTGGACGTGGGACCCGCGCCTTACCACTACCCTGATCATGTGGTTTGTGTACGCTGGCTATCTGGTTTTGCGCGGGCTTGACCTGCCGCCGCAGCGCCGCAATACGGTGTGCGCCGTGGTGGGCGTGGTGGCTTTTCTGGATGTGCCGCTGGTCTTTATGTCGGCGCGCATCTGGCGCTCCATCCACCCCGCTGTTTTTGGCAGCAAGGGCGGCGGACTTGAGCCGGAAATGCGCCTTACTGTTATTGCCTGCGTGGGCTGTTTTGGCCTGCTGTGGGCGGCTTTGGTGTGGCTGCGCAAGCGTCAGCTTGATCTGCGCGACCGCCTTGACGCTCTGACGCAAAACGGGCTTGATGCCTGATTTTGCCAGATTTTGACTGAAACCCGTTCACTCCCCCCGGAGGAAATATGGATACACTGACCTGGGTTATCATGGCCAATGCCGCCGTGTGGATCGGCATAGGCGCGTACATGGCCTTTATGGCGGCGCGCCAGCGCTCTCTGGCCGCCCGGCTCGCCCAGATGGAGATGCTCAACCATGACTGATACCAACAAGTGCGGCCTTTCGGCCCGCATACTGATTATTCTGCTGGCTGCGGCCTTTACCATCATGCTTTTTGCCTCGCTCAAGGCGCGTATTCAGAATCCCCACCTTACCGTGGCGGCCCGCCCGCAGCAGGGTATGGCCGGGGGCGAAGCTGGCGAAGACTCCCAGACCGTGGGCAGGCTTATGCGTCAGGTGGCGGAAAATCCGCAGGATATTGGTGCGCTTATCCATCTGATCGAGCATCTTGTCACCGCGCAGAACTGGGACGCGGCAGAA includes the following:
- the ccsA gene encoding cytochrome c biogenesis protein CcsA, encoding MPKCSALPQILALLGGIAFAACQWLVFAYAPEEATLGLAQKIFYIHLPMSWWALVSFFVVFVSSVAYLWRRNPAADRLAAAAAEVGVLLGGLALVTGMLWARRSWGVWWTWDPRLTTTLIMWFVYAGYLVLRGLDLPPQRRNTVCAVVGVVAFLDVPLVFMSARIWRSIHPAVFGSKGGGLEPEMRLTVIACVGCFGLLWAALVWLRKRQLDLRDRLDALTQNGLDA
- a CDS encoding heme exporter protein CcmB, whose protein sequence is MLRLMMAMARKDLSLTLARGSGLVQALLLGLLLLFVFSLSQGIGERMAPQGAAAVFWISSAFCQVLIFNQLYALEEVNNSRLGLLLCPAPVQAVWLGKGCAGLVLLVLAQIVFLPAAVVFLGQDLSGPLPEALLALVLTDIGMCALGSLLGALAQGQAARESLLSIVLFPLLTPLLLAGISVGAQALGAPNPDGPGAWLGVAAAFDAVFLGAGLLLFGYIYAGDE
- a CDS encoding CcmD family protein; this encodes MDTLTWVIMANAAVWIGIGAYMAFMAARQRSLAARLAQMEMLNHD
- a CDS encoding ABC transporter ATP-binding protein, with translation MLELVRVAKVYGVKVVFKDISCAFAAGSVSLLVGGNGAGKSTLMRIMAGLSRPSAGAARVADQVRVGYLGHATFLYPGLTAVENLAFWRDAYDLKLTKDDIMAGLTRVGLEAHAHERAGVFSRGMAQRLNLARVLMQAPDVLLLDEPGTGLDVASLALLRREIIAARQRGACVVLISHDLAGDAPLADRLLALEHRKLAYDGAPAGFDGFGMAEVLAGDAAGATARNQGGSACCA